The Chitinibacter bivalviorum genomic interval TCACCAATTGGCTGGCCCGCTCGGCCAAGGATTTCACAACCAAAGCATGAAAATGCGAGGGCAAGATGTCAGTCACCGCCAGCAAACCGTAGCTGACACATTCTTCAAAAAAGCCCCACCACGCCTCCAATACCTCAGGTGTGCCGCCTTCCCAATGCGCGGCATTGGTCAACATCGCCCAAGGCTCACCACCACGGGCAAGCCAAGCCGGCATCACCGCGCTACGCAGAGCAATGACGGCTTGTTCGTTCCAAAGCCCGCTATAAGTCACAATCAGCACATCGCCTTGCCAGCGCAGTTGAAACTCACCGTGTTGAACCCAGTTTGGCATCGTGTTTCGATTTTCCGAGATTGGTACTGTGTTTTAACCGAATTAAGTCAATTTGACACCCAGTACGCACACCGCAATAGTCTTGCCGCAACACAAGTATCGGCTTTACAATACCCGAGTAAATTATTCAAGCTTTGTGAGCCTACTATGAGCATTCAAGACACCATCCGCCAACAAGTCACCGACAATGCCGTGATTTTGTATATGAAAGGCACACCGACCTTCCCACAGTGCGGCTTTTCAGCTGGCGCAGTACAAATCCTGAAAAATCTGGGCGTGAATTTCGCTGCGGTGAATGTATTGGCTGACCCAGAAATCCGCCAAGGCATCAAAGAATTTGCCAATTGGCCAACGATTCCTCAGTTGTACGTGAAAGGCGAATTCATCGGCGGTAGCGACATCATGAAAGAGCTGTACGCTAGCGGTGAATTGGCAGAAATGGTTGCTGACCTGAAAGCTGAATAAGCCCCGGCAGCCACAAGGAGCGCCTTGACCAGCGGTCAACGGCGCTCTTTTTTTGACTGCGGTGGCACGCTATTCGTCATCATCCTCTTCGGGATGACGCACCATCAAGACGGGAATCTTGGCGTGGTGCAATAGACTCTCGGCGGTGCTGCCAAAAATCAGATGCATAAAGCCCGAATAGCCGTGCGTGCCCATCACAATCAAATCAGCCCGCAAATGGCTCGCCACTTCGAGCACCGCCTTGGCGGCATTACCGCCAAATTTCTCCAAAACCCGACTTTCGCACTCTACACCAGCCACCACTGCTTGTTCACTCAGCTCATGCAAATATTGCTTGCTGTGCGCCACATTGGCTTCGTGTGATTCGCCATAGTCGATGTATTCCATCCCCGGCAGGCCCACCGGCGCTAAAGCGGAGCGAGAAATATCCTCCACATGCAGCAAAAAGAGGCGAGCTCCGGTGATTTTCGCCAATTTGATCGCTTCTTGAAAAGCGGCCAAGGCGGTCGCGCTCTCATCCATAGGTACGACGATACGTTGATACATAATGTCCTCCGATGTCGGCAGACTGAAATAAATAATTGATATCCCCAGTCTAGACCGCAACAGCTAAAACACCTGCGAATTGCCATTTTTCACACTACAAACGGAAAAAATGCTGCTTTGGCCCTAAGCGCCGCCCATGCCAAATCCATACCCATGGGTATACGACCAAGACCATTTACCAATAAAGCCCACAGCCACATACCCACAGTAATTTATCTTGCAACATAATCCGCACTGCCCTTTGAGCAATCGCCAGCCACGGTTTGGCTGTTAAGCCGTAAAATAGCGTCTTATCTCTATCACCCTGCAGCCGGTTTTTTATGTCGATTATTTTGTCTACGCTCAACGCCCGTTACACGCACGCCTCGCTGGGGCTGCGCTATTTGCTGGCCAATATGGGTGAGTTGCAAGGCGAGACCGAGATTATGGAATTCGTCATCGGCGGGAAAACCACCGAGTTTGCCGAACGACTGCTGGCGAAAAAGCCCAAAATCATTGGCTTTGGCGTGTATATCTGGAATGTGGAAGAAACCGCACGCCTCGTGGCGCTGCTGAAACGCGTCGCGCCGGAAGTCAAAATCATCTTGGGTGGGCCCGAAGTCTCATATGAAACGGCAGAGCAAGCGATTGTCAAAGATGCTGATTTTGTCATTACCGGCTGGGGCGAGGTGACGCTGCCTGAGCTGTGCCGCCAGATTTTGAATGGCCCGCAGCCGCTGATGAAAATCCACGTTGGCGTGCAGGCCAAGCTCGACGATTTGGCTCTGCCGTATCAGCTCTATACCGACGATGACATTAAAAACCGCACGCTGTATGTCGAAGCATCGAGGGGCTGCCCATTCAAGTGCGAATTTTGCCTATCCGCCTTGGACAAAACTGCGTGGCCGTTTGAGCTGGAGCGTTTTCTAGCCGAGATGGAAACGCTGTATCAGCGCGGAGCGCGGCTGTTCAAATTTGTAGATCGCACCTTTAACCTCAACATTAAAAGCAGTTTGCGGATTATGCAGTTTTTTCTCGACAAGATCGCCGCACATCCTGATGACCCGGTTTTTGCGCATTTTGAAGTCGTCCCCGATCATCTACCCGAAGCGCTACGCGAGAGCATTTTGAAATTCCCTCCCGGCGCGCTGCAGTTTGAAATCGGGATTCAGAGCTTTAATCCGGCAGTGCAAACGCTGGTTAGCCGCAAACAGAATAATGACAAAGCCGCGGACAATATCCGCTGGCTCGTTGAACATAGCCATGCGCACATGCACG includes:
- the grxD gene encoding Grx4 family monothiol glutaredoxin, giving the protein MSIQDTIRQQVTDNAVILYMKGTPTFPQCGFSAGAVQILKNLGVNFAAVNVLADPEIRQGIKEFANWPTIPQLYVKGEFIGGSDIMKELYASGELAEMVADLKAE
- a CDS encoding universal stress protein, with amino-acid sequence MYQRIVVPMDESATALAAFQEAIKLAKITGARLFLLHVEDISRSALAPVGLPGMEYIDYGESHEANVAHSKQYLHELSEQAVVAGVECESRVLEKFGGNAAKAVLEVASHLRADLIVMGTHGYSGFMHLIFGSTAESLLHHAKIPVLMVRHPEEDDDE
- a CDS encoding B12-binding domain-containing radical SAM protein, which encodes MSIILSTLNARYTHASLGLRYLLANMGELQGETEIMEFVIGGKTTEFAERLLAKKPKIIGFGVYIWNVEETARLVALLKRVAPEVKIILGGPEVSYETAEQAIVKDADFVITGWGEVTLPELCRQILNGPQPLMKIHVGVQAKLDDLALPYQLYTDDDIKNRTLYVEASRGCPFKCEFCLSALDKTAWPFELERFLAEMETLYQRGARLFKFVDRTFNLNIKSSLRIMQFFLDKIAAHPDDPVFAHFEVVPDHLPEALRESILKFPPGALQFEIGIQSFNPAVQTLVSRKQNNDKAADNIRWLVEHSHAHMHVDLIAGLPGETVESFGAGFDQLYALRPHEIQFGILKRLRGTPIIRHTDEFALKFDPFPPYTILANRDIDFTTMQRLVRFARYWDLVANSGRFANTLPVMLGDAPFARFMAFSDWIYAHTDATHRIALDRLAKLVCMWLQGQGMSNEDAEALINSDYAGKQPKVSDKKTSAPARQQMHLVQ